One Streptomyces sp. NBC_00554 DNA segment encodes these proteins:
- a CDS encoding mycofactocin system FadH/OYE family oxidoreductase 1 — protein sequence MTLLTDGITLAGRRAPSRVLFGPHPTNLGTADRELTERHTAYYERRAAGGAGIVVTETASVTDDDHPYERAPLAARCEQGWTEVGEACHRHGALVLASLGHAGGQGSSAYSQSVLWAPSPFADAASRELPAEMEQEQIDAVVAGFAEAARRTLRAGLDGVELDAGVFALLRQFHSGLTNQRQDGYGTDRLRLTREVVAAVREVIGADRVLALRLSCDELAPWAGVTPEQAAGQVAELADVTDLLVVVRGGPFATSAYRPDAHTEPQFNLELCRAMREAAGGRVPVVLQGSVTEVPAARAALESGAADLVEMTRAQIAEPRLVELVRAGTPERVRPCVLCNQACQVRDNRNPVVSCIGEPGSGHETEPEHAPRPAGGAGVQPVLVVGGGPAGLECARVLASLGHRVRVAERAERAGGMLRTAAAGGAARERLALLADWLEEECGRLGVRILTGTEIGSTELADAEDRGERVVLATGSRPAPRAWAAAGTPEPVFVLDVPVLLSGGPGALPPDGPVVVDDPVGGPIGVAVAEWLAAAGRQVHLVTQDQVAGVQLARTGDLSDANVRLQRAQVRRELRARLRELRSDHVLLEDIWTGATREVPCVAVVDCGHRLPEETLYLATPGTPRSGDCVAPRTVLEAVLEGRRLALRFASDAERVPVPAGAAASKASTTPVSPVRSQRR from the coding sequence GTGACACTCCTGACCGACGGGATCACCCTGGCCGGACGCCGGGCGCCGTCCCGAGTGCTCTTCGGCCCGCACCCCACCAACCTCGGCACCGCGGACCGCGAGCTGACAGAGCGTCATACCGCCTACTACGAGCGGCGGGCGGCCGGCGGCGCGGGCATCGTGGTGACCGAGACCGCGTCGGTCACCGACGACGACCACCCCTACGAGAGGGCACCGCTGGCCGCCCGCTGCGAGCAGGGCTGGACGGAGGTCGGAGAGGCCTGCCACCGGCACGGCGCGCTCGTCCTCGCCTCGCTCGGGCACGCGGGCGGGCAGGGGTCCAGCGCCTACTCGCAGTCCGTGCTGTGGGCGCCCTCCCCCTTCGCCGACGCGGCGAGCCGTGAGCTGCCCGCCGAGATGGAGCAGGAGCAGATCGACGCCGTGGTGGCCGGGTTCGCCGAGGCCGCTCGCCGCACGCTCCGTGCCGGGCTCGACGGTGTCGAGCTGGACGCCGGGGTGTTCGCGCTGCTGCGGCAGTTCCACTCCGGCCTCACCAATCAGCGCCAGGACGGCTACGGAACGGACCGGCTGCGCCTCACGCGTGAGGTCGTCGCCGCCGTACGGGAGGTGATCGGTGCCGACCGGGTGCTGGCACTGCGGCTGTCCTGCGACGAGCTGGCACCCTGGGCTGGGGTGACGCCGGAGCAGGCCGCCGGGCAGGTGGCGGAGCTGGCGGACGTGACGGACCTGCTGGTGGTCGTCCGCGGTGGCCCGTTCGCGACCTCGGCGTACCGGCCGGACGCCCATACCGAGCCCCAGTTCAACCTGGAGCTGTGCCGGGCGATGCGGGAGGCCGCGGGCGGGCGGGTTCCGGTGGTGCTGCAGGGCAGTGTGACCGAGGTGCCGGCCGCCCGGGCGGCCCTGGAGAGCGGCGCGGCGGACCTGGTCGAGATGACCCGGGCGCAGATCGCCGAGCCGCGCCTGGTCGAACTGGTCCGGGCGGGTACGCCGGAGCGCGTCCGGCCGTGTGTGCTGTGCAACCAGGCGTGCCAGGTCCGGGACAACCGCAACCCGGTCGTCTCGTGCATCGGTGAGCCGGGCAGCGGACACGAGACGGAGCCGGAACACGCCCCAAGGCCCGCCGGAGGGGCAGGCGTTCAGCCCGTACTGGTCGTCGGTGGCGGCCCGGCCGGGCTGGAGTGCGCCCGGGTGCTCGCGTCCCTGGGACACCGGGTCCGCGTCGCCGAGCGGGCCGAGCGCGCGGGCGGCATGCTGCGGACCGCCGCGGCGGGCGGCGCGGCTCGGGAGCGGCTTGCCCTTCTGGCCGACTGGTTGGAGGAGGAGTGCGGACGGCTGGGAGTGCGGATCCTCACCGGTACGGAGATCGGATCGACCGAGCTGGCGGATGCCGAGGACCGGGGTGAGCGGGTCGTGCTCGCCACCGGCTCGCGCCCCGCACCACGTGCCTGGGCCGCTGCCGGGACGCCGGAGCCCGTCTTTGTGCTGGACGTGCCCGTCCTGCTCTCGGGCGGACCGGGAGCCCTGCCGCCCGACGGCCCGGTGGTTGTGGACGACCCGGTGGGCGGACCGATCGGGGTGGCGGTGGCCGAGTGGCTCGCCGCCGCGGGGCGGCAGGTGCATCTGGTCACCCAGGACCAGGTCGCAGGGGTGCAGCTGGCGCGGACCGGGGACCTCTCCGATGCCAACGTACGCCTGCAACGCGCGCAGGTACGACGGGAGTTGCGTGCCCGACTGCGTGAGCTGCGCTCCGACCACGTGCTCCTTGAGGACATCTGGACAGGCGCCACCCGGGAGGTGCCGTGCGTCGCGGTCGTCGACTGCGGGCACCGGCTGCCCGAGGAGACGCTGTACCTGGCCACGCCGGGAACACCACGGTCCGGGGACTGCGTGGCGCCGCGCACCGTACTGGAAGCGGTGCTCGAAGGCCGCCGCCTCGCGCTGCGGTTCGCCTCGGACGCCGAGCGCGTGCCCGTACCCGCCGGTGCGGCCGCGTCGAAGGCGTCCACAACTCCGGTGTCCCCCGTCAGGAGTCAGCGCCGATGA
- a CDS encoding mycofactocin system FadH/OYE family oxidoreductase 2, whose protein sequence is MSRQPTRYRHLFSPLRMGPLTVRNRIVFSAHLTNYAADGLPSEQHAAYYAARAAGGAGLIITEEHSTHPTDWPYEKLIHGFNPAVIPGYRRITDAVHAHGVPILAQLNHNGGQASGMYTRLPVWAPSPVPDPLFREVPKAVETHEIREIVAGYARVAEHCAAGGFDGVELQCSHSSIVRGFLSPATNLRTDAYGGPLANRARLLLEIVAAVREAIGPDRALGVRLCGDELIEGGTTIAEAVEVAKMVDADGRVDYINTSIGVATSTLYMIEASMQVPPGYAMYISSAIREAVRVPVVGVGRFKDPLQADRALRDGQADLIGVVRGQIADPDFAAKARSGNADQIRTCLSCNQECVGRMGLNRWLGCIENPRAGREAVGLPTPRRRGQRIVVVGGGPGGLQAAVTAAEQGHQVLLYEREASLGGQVALAASVPSRAEFLDLTRNLAARARLLGVDLRTSAEADADTVRAHEPDAVVLATGARPAVPWWAGGHERVVDIRDVLEGRARPDGRVVLVDELGFHQATSVAELLADRGCSVEIVTPGMVVGQDLGITLDLETWNVKADGKGVRQSTDLVPMDAAVTDTGGVVLTLQHHPTGGTRRRVADWVVCAVHQQPESGLWQALRDAPFPVHRVGDCLAPRRAHAAVIEGHRVAVAL, encoded by the coding sequence ATGAGCCGGCAACCCACCCGCTACCGCCACCTGTTCAGCCCGCTGCGCATGGGCCCGCTGACCGTGCGCAACCGCATCGTGTTCTCCGCGCACCTGACCAACTACGCGGCGGACGGCCTCCCCAGTGAGCAGCACGCCGCCTACTACGCCGCCCGCGCGGCCGGCGGCGCCGGGCTCATCATCACCGAGGAGCACTCGACCCACCCCACGGACTGGCCGTACGAGAAACTCATCCACGGCTTCAACCCCGCGGTGATTCCCGGCTACCGGCGGATCACGGACGCCGTGCACGCCCACGGGGTGCCGATCCTCGCCCAGCTCAACCACAACGGCGGCCAGGCGTCGGGGATGTACACGCGGCTGCCGGTGTGGGCGCCGAGCCCGGTGCCGGACCCGCTGTTCCGTGAGGTACCAAAGGCGGTCGAGACACACGAGATCCGCGAGATCGTGGCCGGGTACGCGCGCGTGGCCGAGCACTGCGCGGCGGGCGGCTTCGACGGAGTGGAGTTGCAGTGCTCGCACTCCTCGATCGTGCGCGGCTTCCTCTCCCCCGCCACCAACCTGCGCACCGACGCCTACGGAGGCCCACTCGCCAACCGGGCCCGGCTGCTCCTGGAGATCGTCGCCGCGGTGCGCGAGGCGATCGGGCCCGACCGCGCGCTGGGGGTGCGGCTATGCGGCGACGAGCTGATCGAAGGCGGGACGACCATCGCCGAGGCGGTCGAGGTGGCGAAGATGGTCGACGCCGACGGGCGGGTGGACTACATCAACACCTCGATCGGCGTGGCCACTTCGACGCTGTACATGATCGAGGCCAGCATGCAGGTTCCGCCCGGGTACGCCATGTACATCTCCAGCGCGATACGTGAGGCGGTGCGCGTTCCCGTTGTCGGCGTCGGCCGGTTCAAGGACCCGTTGCAGGCCGACCGCGCCTTGCGCGACGGGCAGGCCGACCTGATCGGTGTCGTACGCGGCCAGATCGCCGACCCCGATTTCGCGGCCAAGGCCCGTTCGGGCAACGCCGACCAGATCCGCACCTGTCTGTCGTGCAACCAGGAGTGCGTGGGCCGGATGGGCCTCAACCGCTGGCTGGGCTGCATCGAGAACCCGCGCGCCGGGCGGGAGGCGGTCGGCCTGCCGACCCCCCGGCGTCGCGGCCAACGGATCGTCGTAGTGGGGGGCGGCCCGGGCGGGTTGCAGGCCGCGGTGACGGCGGCCGAGCAGGGTCACCAAGTGCTGCTGTACGAACGGGAAGCGAGCCTGGGCGGGCAGGTGGCCCTCGCCGCCTCCGTACCGAGCAGGGCCGAGTTCCTGGACCTGACCCGCAACCTCGCCGCCCGCGCCCGGCTGCTCGGCGTGGACCTGCGCACCTCGGCCGAGGCCGACGCCGACACAGTGCGGGCACACGAGCCGGACGCCGTGGTTCTGGCGACCGGCGCGCGGCCCGCCGTCCCGTGGTGGGCGGGCGGTCATGAACGGGTCGTCGACATCCGCGATGTGCTGGAGGGGCGGGCGCGGCCCGACGGGCGGGTCGTGCTGGTCGACGAACTCGGCTTCCACCAGGCCACCTCGGTCGCCGAACTGCTGGCCGACCGGGGCTGCTCGGTGGAGATCGTCACCCCCGGCATGGTGGTCGGACAGGATCTCGGCATCACGCTCGACCTGGAGACGTGGAACGTGAAAGCGGACGGGAAAGGCGTCCGGCAGAGCACCGACCTGGTGCCGATGGACGCCGCCGTGACGGACACCGGCGGTGTGGTGCTCACCCTCCAGCACCATCCCACCGGTGGCACCCGGCGCCGCGTGGCGGACTGGGTCGTCTGCGCGGTGCATCAGCAGCCCGAGAGCGGTCTGTGGCAGGCGCTGCGCGACGCGCCCTTCCCCGTGCACCGCGTGGGCGACTGTCTCGCCCCGCGTCGCGCGCATGCCGCCGTGATCGAGGGTCACCGCGTGGCGGTGGCACTGTGA
- a CDS encoding mycofactocin-associated electron transfer flavoprotein alpha subunit (Built with help from friend_finder, bracket5, and grep mycofactocin) has product MTPTGASALPDVSALPPVLALVVARGGVLPLGADEAVAEAGGAVLVTGSGTERAAAALPAYRAWTCETGEGFRPGALAHALAPLLTDTSLVLLPASPDGRDLAPRLAAELNRPLLAECVRLSYLTPPDGPGVRAELSRLDGRVVVPVTGPGPVVATLLPGVRSVEPTPELATPVTIPLVLPRTGTDTELIEILEPLPDTMDLAEAPRVVGAGAGLVPPGMPDHEARDLLDLLGTVGGELGASMGATRVVTDTGRLGHERQIGTTGVAVDPELYLAFGVSGASQHTGGLGSPRHVVSVNTDPSCPMTTMADLGLVTDARELLLELARRLGGDTPADTAQESADD; this is encoded by the coding sequence GTGACGCCGACCGGGGCCTCGGCCTTGCCGGACGTGTCGGCCCTGCCCCCTGTACTGGCCCTAGTTGTGGCGCGCGGCGGTGTGCTGCCGCTCGGGGCGGACGAGGCCGTCGCCGAGGCGGGCGGCGCCGTGCTGGTGACCGGGTCGGGCACCGAACGCGCCGCGGCCGCCCTGCCCGCGTACCGGGCCTGGACCTGTGAGACCGGCGAGGGCTTTCGGCCGGGAGCACTGGCCCACGCCCTCGCCCCCCTCCTGACCGACACCTCTCTCGTACTCCTGCCCGCCTCACCCGACGGCCGGGACCTGGCACCCCGGCTGGCCGCCGAACTGAACCGTCCGCTGCTGGCGGAGTGCGTCCGGCTCTCCTACCTGACCCCGCCGGACGGCCCTGGCGTTCGCGCCGAACTCTCCCGCCTCGACGGCCGGGTCGTCGTTCCGGTGACCGGTCCTGGCCCGGTGGTGGCGACTCTGCTGCCCGGCGTACGTTCCGTGGAGCCGACGCCCGAGCTGGCAACTCCGGTGACAATCCCCCTGGTTCTCCCCAGGACCGGGACCGACACCGAGCTGATCGAGATCCTCGAACCACTGCCGGACACCATGGACCTCGCCGAGGCGCCGCGGGTCGTCGGCGCCGGGGCCGGACTCGTCCCGCCCGGTATGCCCGACCATGAAGCTCGGGACCTTCTCGACCTGTTGGGCACGGTGGGCGGAGAGCTCGGAGCCTCCATGGGGGCGACCCGGGTGGTCACCGACACGGGCAGGCTCGGCCACGAGCGGCAGATCGGCACGACCGGGGTCGCCGTCGACCCCGAGCTGTATCTGGCCTTCGGGGTCTCCGGGGCGAGTCAGCACACCGGCGGTCTCGGGTCGCCGCGGCACGTGGTCAGCGTCAACACCGACCCCTCCTGCCCGATGACCACCATGGCCGATCTCGGCCTGGTCACCGACGCCCGTGAGCTCCTGCTGGAACTGGCACGACGGCTCGGCGGCGACACCCCGGCCGACACCGCACAGGAGAGCGCCGATGACTGA
- a CDS encoding FAD-dependent oxidoreductase, translating to MTEHMAVDGDVDAIVVGAGPAGASAALELARAGRSVVLLERGPFPGAKNVYGGVVYGRVLDDVVPGWWEEVPVERWVVRRSTMVTSGDRAVSVDYRNPAWAAPPYNGMTTHRAEFDRWLAGKAVDAGTVLVTSTTATGLLRDPSGRVIGVRTDRPDGDLRAGVVIACDGVNSFLAKDAGLLPRTDASHLTLGVKEVLALPREVIDQRFGVRGDEGVDIEILGCTRGIPGGGFLYTNAETVALGVVLSLPQLAEAKLRPEEIIAGLKAHPSIAPYIEGATLKEYGAHLIPEGGYDHMPRLAADGLLVAGDAAGMCLAAGIWLEGVNFAIGSGLAAGQAAAGALDAGDTSARGLSGYRSRLEDSFVLADHKRLRRAPALVLSERVQHRYPGLMTELAEGVFAVDNPRPKPGLVSLLRQAARRHDIRLRDLAADAVRAARVFR from the coding sequence ATGACTGAACACATGGCCGTGGACGGAGACGTGGACGCGATCGTCGTCGGCGCCGGTCCGGCGGGGGCCTCGGCCGCGCTGGAACTCGCCCGCGCCGGCAGGTCGGTGGTGCTCCTGGAGCGAGGGCCGTTCCCCGGGGCGAAGAACGTCTACGGCGGGGTCGTGTACGGGCGGGTGCTCGACGACGTCGTCCCCGGCTGGTGGGAGGAAGTACCGGTCGAGCGGTGGGTGGTACGCCGGTCCACCATGGTCACCTCCGGCGACCGGGCCGTCAGCGTCGACTACCGCAACCCGGCCTGGGCTGCGCCCCCGTACAACGGAATGACCACCCACCGCGCGGAGTTCGACCGCTGGCTGGCAGGAAAGGCCGTCGACGCGGGCACCGTGCTCGTCACTTCGACGACCGCGACCGGTCTGCTGCGCGACCCCTCGGGCCGAGTCATCGGCGTACGGACCGACCGGCCCGACGGCGACCTGCGGGCCGGTGTCGTGATCGCCTGCGACGGGGTGAACTCCTTCCTCGCCAAGGACGCCGGACTGCTGCCCCGCACCGACGCCTCCCACCTGACGCTGGGCGTAAAGGAAGTGCTCGCGTTGCCCCGCGAGGTCATCGACCAGCGCTTCGGGGTTCGCGGTGACGAAGGCGTCGACATCGAGATCCTGGGCTGCACGCGCGGCATTCCGGGCGGTGGGTTCCTCTACACCAACGCCGAGACCGTCGCGCTCGGCGTCGTGCTGTCCCTGCCGCAGCTGGCCGAGGCGAAGCTCCGGCCCGAGGAGATCATCGCCGGCCTCAAGGCACACCCGTCGATCGCCCCGTACATCGAGGGCGCGACGCTGAAGGAGTACGGCGCGCACCTCATCCCGGAGGGCGGTTACGACCACATGCCGCGACTCGCCGCCGACGGGCTGCTCGTCGCCGGGGACGCCGCCGGGATGTGTCTGGCCGCGGGCATCTGGCTCGAAGGGGTCAACTTCGCCATCGGCTCGGGCCTGGCTGCCGGGCAGGCAGCCGCGGGTGCGCTCGACGCGGGCGACACCAGCGCGCGCGGCCTCTCGGGTTATCGCAGCCGCCTGGAGGACTCCTTCGTGCTCGCCGACCACAAACGGCTGCGCCGCGCCCCGGCGCTCGTCCTCTCCGAGCGAGTCCAGCACCGCTACCCCGGCCTCATGACCGAGCTCGCCGAAGGAGTTTTCGCCGTGGACAACCCCCGCCCCAAACCCGGTCTGGTCTCCCTCCTGCGGCAGGCCGCCCGCCGTCACGACATACGGCTTCGCGACCTGGCCGCCGATGCGGTCCGCGCCGCGCGGGTGTTCCGATGA
- a CDS encoding 4Fe-4S dicluster domain-containing protein: MSAPDPARWADIAFEDRMSTVEFRVGERAHISVDSEVCRSCTTRACVTACPADLFAPTADGGILFNYEQCFECGTCYQVCDAEGAITWTYPDGGHGVVFRHG, translated from the coding sequence ATGAGCGCCCCCGACCCCGCCCGGTGGGCGGACATCGCCTTCGAGGACCGTATGTCGACCGTCGAGTTCCGGGTCGGCGAGCGGGCCCACATCAGCGTCGACTCCGAGGTGTGCCGGTCGTGCACCACGCGCGCGTGCGTCACGGCCTGCCCCGCCGACCTGTTCGCGCCCACCGCCGACGGCGGAATCCTCTTCAACTACGAACAGTGCTTCGAATGCGGCACCTGCTACCAGGTGTGCGACGCCGAGGGCGCAATCACGTGGACGTATCCGGACGGCGGTCACGGCGTCGTCTTCCGGCACGGATGA
- a CDS encoding mycofactocin-associated electron transfer flavoprotein beta subunit, which yields MPVETVLVCVRPAEPAADVDPLSGAVSHRSGSPALTDADAAALEYGLRLADAWSARVHVIGIGGPESEEALRIAAALGAGTLRVDAPEAADLMADDRALARVIASAVGRLPYVRLVLCGDGSADGGTGALPAFLAHELGAAQALGLTRLEVREGDGALVGERRLDGGRRELLRVPPGAVCSVEAAGLRLRRSALPAVLRAARAPVESIVPTDGQASSVGAVSAGPPRPGRPRTRVVAPPDGTAPRDRLRALTGVQTPHHAPELIGPVDAVKAADALLEFLQERGYLNAPARADTPRDTPR from the coding sequence ATGCCGGTGGAAACCGTCCTGGTGTGTGTGCGCCCTGCCGAACCGGCCGCTGATGTCGACCCGTTGAGCGGAGCTGTATCCCACCGCAGCGGGAGCCCAGCTTTGACCGACGCGGACGCGGCGGCGCTGGAGTACGGCTTGCGGCTCGCGGACGCCTGGTCGGCCCGGGTACACGTAATTGGCATCGGCGGCCCGGAGTCCGAGGAGGCCTTGCGGATCGCGGCGGCGCTCGGGGCCGGGACCCTGCGTGTCGACGCACCGGAGGCAGCGGACCTGATGGCGGACGACCGTGCCCTCGCCCGGGTGATCGCCTCGGCCGTCGGGCGGCTGCCGTACGTCCGCCTGGTGCTGTGCGGGGACGGGTCGGCCGACGGCGGCACGGGTGCGCTGCCCGCGTTCCTCGCCCACGAACTGGGCGCGGCGCAGGCGTTGGGCCTGACCCGTCTGGAGGTGCGGGAGGGTGACGGGGCGCTGGTCGGGGAGCGCCGTCTGGACGGTGGGCGGCGGGAACTGCTGCGCGTGCCGCCCGGGGCGGTGTGCTCGGTCGAGGCCGCCGGCCTACGCCTGCGCAGGTCCGCGCTGCCCGCGGTGCTCCGCGCGGCGCGGGCTCCGGTGGAGTCCATCGTGCCGACAGACGGCCAGGCCTCGTCGGTGGGAGCCGTGTCGGCCGGGCCGCCGCGGCCCGGCCGCCCCCGTACCCGCGTTGTGGCACCCCCGGACGGAACCGCGCCGCGTGACCGGCTACGGGCACTGACCGGCGTACAGACCCCGCACCACGCCCCGGAGCTCATCGGTCCTGTGGACGCGGTCAAGGCCGCCGACGCGCTCCTGGAATTCCTCCAGGAGCGCGGTTACCTGAACGCGCCGGCCCGGGCAGACACCCCACGGGACACGCCCCGATGA
- the mftE gene encoding mycofactocin biosynthesis peptidyl-dipeptidase MftE, giving the protein MTALSDLTWQDAGRLRSAILAVPLGATEQHGPHLPLSTDTDVAVALAGELARRRDDVLVGPAVPYGSSGEHADFPGTLSIGQQALELVLVELGRSASASFGRLLFVNGHGGNVEPLRQAVRRLRQEGRDVRTWSPRWRGDAHAGHTETSVQLALTPGRVRQDLAEAGAVGPLAELLPALRESGVRAVSANGVLGDPGGASAAVGRALLSEAVEDLVALAVAWPPAVKLSQP; this is encoded by the coding sequence ATGACCGCACTGTCCGACCTGACCTGGCAGGACGCCGGGCGCCTTCGCTCGGCGATCCTCGCCGTGCCCCTGGGGGCGACCGAGCAGCACGGACCGCACCTGCCGCTGTCGACGGACACCGATGTCGCGGTTGCGCTGGCCGGTGAACTGGCCCGGCGGCGCGACGATGTCCTGGTCGGGCCCGCCGTCCCGTACGGGTCGAGCGGTGAGCACGCGGACTTCCCCGGAACTCTGTCCATCGGCCAACAGGCGCTGGAGCTGGTGCTGGTGGAACTCGGCCGTTCGGCCTCGGCGTCGTTCGGCCGGCTGCTGTTCGTGAACGGCCATGGCGGCAATGTCGAACCGCTGCGCCAGGCCGTGCGCCGGCTCCGGCAGGAGGGACGCGACGTACGGACCTGGTCCCCGCGGTGGCGCGGGGACGCGCACGCCGGGCACACCGAGACCTCCGTACAGCTCGCGCTGACGCCCGGCCGGGTACGGCAGGACCTGGCCGAGGCCGGAGCCGTAGGCCCGCTGGCGGAACTGCTGCCCGCCCTGCGCGAGTCCGGCGTGCGCGCGGTGAGCGCCAACGGCGTGCTCGGCGATCCGGGCGGTGCCTCGGCCGCGGTGGGCCGGGCCCTGCTGTCCGAGGCCGTGGAGGATCTCGTGGCGTTGGCCGTGGCTTGGCCGCCGGCTGTCAAGCTGTCCCAGCCGTGA
- a CDS encoding SDR family NAD(P)-dependent oxidoreductase: protein MDTLAIVGAGPGMGLAIARTFGRRGFDVALIARTKEKLDALVDQLGQEGITAAAFPADVMDRPSLTAALEAARTRFGGLDVLEYSPAPHSPVPGFTMATPSEVTVDNLQPQIEYTFYGAVTAARTVLPAMREAGAGTLLFTTGGGSVHPIPMLGNVNAAAGALRNWVLNLHNELAGSGVYAAHVAINTWIGDGGPEGIPAATPEQIAPLYWDLYECRDRPELVFNG, encoded by the coding sequence GTGGACACACTCGCCATCGTCGGCGCCGGCCCCGGCATGGGCCTGGCCATCGCCCGCACCTTCGGCCGCCGCGGCTTCGACGTCGCGCTGATCGCCCGTACCAAGGAGAAGCTGGACGCCCTCGTCGACCAGCTCGGCCAGGAGGGCATCACGGCGGCTGCGTTCCCCGCCGACGTGATGGACCGCCCCTCGCTCACCGCCGCTCTGGAAGCGGCCAGGACCCGGTTCGGCGGCCTCGACGTACTGGAGTACTCCCCGGCGCCGCACTCACCGGTGCCCGGCTTCACCATGGCCACCCCCAGCGAGGTCACGGTGGACAACCTGCAGCCGCAGATCGAGTACACCTTCTACGGCGCCGTCACCGCCGCCCGTACGGTTCTGCCCGCCATGCGGGAGGCCGGCGCCGGAACCCTGCTGTTCACTACCGGCGGCGGCTCCGTCCACCCGATCCCCATGCTCGGCAACGTCAACGCCGCGGCCGGAGCCCTGCGCAACTGGGTGCTCAACCTGCACAACGAACTGGCGGGCAGCGGCGTGTACGCCGCGCACGTGGCGATCAACACCTGGATCGGCGACGGCGGCCCCGAGGGCATCCCCGCGGCCACGCCCGAGCAGATCGCCCCGCTGTACTGGGATCTGTACGAATGCCGCGACCGGCCTGAACTCGTCTTCAACGGCTGA
- a CDS encoding NADP-dependent oxidoreductase produces MRAVILDSVPADPAVAEVDTPRPEAGELLVKVAASSVNGFDAATAAGHLQGMMEHRFPLVIGKDFAGTVEALGEGVEGFAVGDAVFGVVMKPFLGTGSLAQYVTVSAGYGVGSIPAGLGVLDAGALGLAGTAALDSVNAVDPGKDETLLISGATGGVGALAVQIAAARGAMVIATARPGAQADFVTALTTADLHLVDFNGDLQAQVRQIAPDGVDAVLHLAGDGAQLAGLLRPGGRIASTLGFGPDAVAGQDITAYSVMADANAQTLATLAADAASGALRVPVTATYPLEQAADAFTAFGAGALGKLAVTCS; encoded by the coding sequence ATGCGGGCTGTAATCCTGGACTCCGTCCCCGCCGACCCTGCCGTGGCCGAGGTCGACACTCCGCGCCCGGAGGCCGGTGAGCTGCTGGTGAAGGTGGCCGCCTCCTCCGTGAACGGCTTCGACGCCGCGACGGCGGCCGGCCATCTCCAGGGGATGATGGAGCACCGCTTCCCGCTGGTGATCGGCAAGGACTTCGCAGGCACCGTCGAGGCCCTCGGCGAGGGCGTGGAGGGCTTCGCGGTCGGTGACGCGGTCTTCGGCGTCGTGATGAAGCCCTTCCTGGGCACCGGTTCGCTGGCCCAGTACGTCACCGTGTCCGCCGGATACGGCGTCGGCTCGATCCCCGCGGGCCTGGGTGTGCTGGACGCGGGTGCCCTGGGGCTGGCCGGCACCGCGGCGCTGGACAGCGTGAACGCGGTGGACCCGGGCAAGGACGAGACCCTGCTGATCTCCGGCGCCACCGGCGGTGTGGGCGCGCTGGCCGTGCAGATCGCCGCCGCCCGGGGCGCGATGGTGATCGCCACCGCACGGCCCGGGGCACAAGCCGACTTCGTCACCGCACTGACCACGGCGGATCTCCACCTGGTCGACTTCAACGGTGACCTTCAGGCCCAGGTGCGCCAGATCGCCCCGGACGGTGTGGACGCGGTGCTGCACCTGGCGGGCGACGGAGCCCAGCTCGCGGGGCTGCTGCGGCCGGGCGGTCGGATCGCCTCCACTCTCGGTTTCGGCCCGGACGCTGTCGCGGGTCAGGACATCACGGCCTACTCGGTGATGGCTGACGCGAACGCGCAGACTCTCGCCACCCTGGCCGCGGACGCCGCCTCCGGCGCGCTGCGCGTGCCGGTCACCGCCACCTACCCCTTGGAGCAGGCCGCGGACGCGTTCACCGCCTTCGGCGCCGGCGCACTCGGCAAGCTCGCCGTCACCTGCTCCTGA
- a CDS encoding TetR/AcrR family transcriptional regulator codes for MPTSAAPAETPGRKPEPGLRADAERNRDRILAAARHLYATEGLGVSMASVAREAGVGKATLSRRFATREELITAVFADRMDAYAAAVAEALADPDPWHGFTRYIEAVCAMQAADRGFADVLTMTFPAAKALEARRAEAYNSFLELISRTQATGRLRDDFTAQDLVILLMANAGVVAATGDDAPDTWRRLVGHMLRAYAAPGTEIPPLAPTPAPTALYRAMIRLARPRPTTS; via the coding sequence ATGCCGACCTCCGCAGCCCCCGCCGAAACCCCAGGCCGCAAGCCCGAGCCGGGACTGCGCGCCGACGCCGAACGCAACCGCGACCGCATCCTGGCCGCCGCCCGCCACCTCTACGCGACCGAGGGCCTCGGCGTCTCCATGGCCTCCGTCGCCCGCGAGGCAGGCGTCGGCAAGGCCACGCTCTCCCGCCGCTTCGCCACCCGCGAAGAGCTCATCACCGCCGTCTTCGCCGACCGCATGGACGCTTACGCCGCCGCCGTGGCCGAAGCCCTCGCCGACCCCGACCCCTGGCACGGCTTCACCCGTTACATCGAGGCCGTCTGCGCCATGCAGGCCGCAGACCGCGGCTTCGCCGACGTTCTGACCATGACCTTCCCCGCCGCCAAGGCGCTGGAAGCCCGCCGGGCCGAGGCGTACAATAGCTTCCTCGAACTCATCTCACGCACCCAGGCCACCGGCCGGCTCCGCGACGACTTCACCGCACAGGACCTCGTCATCCTGCTGATGGCCAACGCCGGCGTCGTCGCCGCCACCGGCGACGACGCCCCCGACACCTGGCGCCGCCTGGTCGGCCACATGCTCCGCGCCTATGCCGCCCCCGGTACAGAGATCCCACCCCTGGCCCCGACCCCCGCGCCAACCGCCCTCTACCGCGCCATGATCCGACTCGCCCGCCCCCGGCCCACCACCTCGTGA